One genomic window of Oncorhynchus tshawytscha isolate Ot180627B unplaced genomic scaffold, Otsh_v2.0 Un_contig_2627_pilon_pilon, whole genome shotgun sequence includes the following:
- the LOC112261581 gene encoding tryptase-2, whose translation MGFWGLLSVILLVQDAAESFVPQARSSIVGGKDAQKGSWPWIVYLLITDDTGFFSCGGSLLTEEWVLTAAHCVDPNDNPIPDRSSIRLGTHSLNEPSVFYRTISRIVSHPQYQKQRLALLHDIALVKMSEKVSFTPLVEPMSLPKPSDAFGPRSKCFVAGWGDVGNNVELSGNRTLQELELPIVKRSICKKKFPGLTDNMLCAGSMKKGEDSCQGDSGGPLVCGSSGEFVQVGIVSFGNTNGCAFKGFPGVYTRVKRYMDFINETITSDRQASAEA comes from the exons ATGGGTTTTTGGGGACTACTGTCTGTAATTTTGCTGGTCCAAGATGCTGCAG AATCGTTTGTGCCCCAGGCTCGGAGCTCTATCGTGGGGGGAAAGGATGCTCAAAAGGGCAGCTGGCCGTGGATAGTCTACCTTTTAATCACGGATGATACAGGCTTCTTTAGCTGTGGCGGATCCCTCCTTACTGAGGAATGGGTGCTCACCGCTGCACACTGTGTTGACcc GAATGACAACCCTATTCCAGACCGTTCCTCCATTCGTCTGGGGACACACAGCCTGAATGAGCCATCAGTGTTTTATCGAACCATCTCACGCATCGTCAGTCACCCACAGTACCAGAAACAGCGTTTGGCCCTGCTGCACGACATCGCTTTGGTGAAGATGAGTGAAAAGGTGTCCTTTACCCCCCTGGTGGAGCCCATGTCCCTGCCCAAACCCAGTGATGCATTTGGCCCAAGGTCGAAGTGCTTCGTCGCTGGCTGGGGCGATGTCGGGAACAATG TGGAATTGTCTGGTAATAGGACCCTCCAGGAGCTGGAGTTGCCCATCGTGAAACGGAGCATCTGTAAGAAAAAGTTTCCGGGCCTCACTGACAACATGCTGTGTGCTGGCTCCATGAAAAAAGGGGAAGACTCCTGTCAG GGGGACTCTGGTGGGCCGTTGGTTTGTGGCTCATCTGGTgagtttgtccaggtgggaatcgTGAGTTTTGGGAATACCAATGGCTGTGCTTTCAAAGGCTTCCCTGGAGTCTACACCCGTGTGAAACGCTACATGGACTTCATCAACGAGACTATAACCTCAGACAGACAGGCTTCTGCTGAGGCCTAG